A genomic window from Streptomyces broussonetiae includes:
- the gyrA gene encoding DNA gyrase subunit A — translation MADENTPQTPETEGGEIVMRVEPVGLETEMQRSYLDYAMSVIVSRALPDVRDGLKPVHRRVLYAMYDGGYRPERGFYKCARVVGDVMGNYHPHGDSSIYDALVRLAQPWSMRMPLVDSNGNFGSPGNDPAAAMRYTECKMAPLSMEMVRDIDEETVDFTDNYDGRSQEPTVLPSRFPNLLINGSAGIAVGMATNIPPHNLREVAAGAQWYLENPEASHEELLDALIERIKGPDFPTGALVVGRKGIEEAYRTGRGSITMRAVVEVEEIQGRQCLVVTELPYQVNPDNLAQKIADLVKDGKIGGIADVRDETSSRTGQRLVIVLKRDAVAKVVLNNLYKHTDLQTNFGANMLALVDGVPRTLSLDAFIRHWVTHQIEVIVRRTRFRLRKAEERAHILRGLLKALDAIDEVIALIRRSDTVDVARTGLMGLLEIDEIQANAILEMQLRRLAALERQKIVQEHDELQAKITEYNEILASPVRQRGIVSEELAAIVEKYGDDRKTMLVPYDGDMSIEDLIAEEDIVVTVSRGGYVKRTKTDDYRAQKRGGKGVRGTKLKEDDIVDHFFVSTTHHWLLFFTNKGRVYRAKAYELPEAGRDARGQHVANLLAFQPDEAIAEILAIRDYEAAPYLVLATKSGLVKKTPLKDYDSPRSGGVIAINLREREDGSDDELIGAELVSADDDLLLISKKAQSIRFTATDDSLRPMGRATSGVKGMSFREGDELLSMNVVRPGTFVFTATDGGYAKRTAVDEYRVQGRGGLGIKAAKIVEDRGSLVGALVVEETDEILAITLSGGVIRTRVNEVRETGRDTMGVQLINLGKRDAVVGIARNAEAGREAEEVDGGDIVDETAEGAQAAGTDEGESPSAE, via the coding sequence ATGGCCGACGAGAACACTCCGCAGACTCCCGAGACCGAGGGCGGCGAGATCGTCATGCGTGTCGAGCCCGTCGGGCTCGAGACGGAGATGCAGCGCTCGTACCTGGACTACGCGATGTCCGTCATCGTGTCCCGCGCGCTGCCCGACGTCCGGGACGGCCTCAAGCCCGTCCACCGGCGCGTGCTGTACGCGATGTACGACGGCGGCTACCGCCCCGAGCGCGGCTTCTACAAGTGCGCCCGTGTCGTCGGCGACGTCATGGGCAACTACCACCCGCACGGCGACAGTTCCATCTACGACGCCCTGGTGCGCCTCGCCCAGCCGTGGTCGATGCGGATGCCGCTGGTGGACTCCAACGGCAACTTCGGCTCCCCGGGCAACGATCCGGCGGCCGCCATGCGCTACACCGAGTGCAAGATGGCGCCGCTGTCGATGGAGATGGTCCGCGACATCGACGAGGAGACCGTCGACTTCACGGACAACTACGACGGCCGCTCCCAGGAGCCGACCGTCCTGCCGTCCCGCTTCCCGAACCTGCTGATCAACGGCTCGGCCGGTATCGCGGTCGGCATGGCGACCAACATCCCGCCGCACAACCTGCGCGAGGTCGCGGCCGGCGCCCAGTGGTACCTGGAGAACCCGGAGGCCTCGCACGAGGAGCTGCTGGACGCCCTCATCGAGCGCATCAAGGGCCCGGACTTCCCGACCGGCGCGCTGGTCGTGGGCCGTAAGGGCATCGAGGAGGCGTACCGCACCGGGCGCGGCTCCATCACGATGCGCGCGGTGGTCGAGGTCGAGGAGATCCAGGGCCGCCAGTGCCTGGTCGTCACCGAACTGCCGTACCAGGTCAACCCGGACAACCTGGCGCAGAAGATTGCCGACCTGGTCAAGGACGGCAAGATCGGCGGCATCGCCGATGTCCGCGACGAGACGTCGTCCCGCACGGGCCAGCGCCTCGTCATCGTCCTCAAGCGGGACGCGGTCGCCAAGGTCGTGCTGAACAACCTGTACAAGCACACCGACCTGCAGACGAACTTCGGCGCCAACATGCTGGCGCTGGTCGACGGTGTGCCGCGCACGCTGTCCCTGGACGCGTTCATCCGGCACTGGGTGACACACCAGATCGAGGTCATCGTCCGCCGGACCCGCTTCAGGCTGCGCAAGGCCGAGGAGCGCGCGCACATCCTGCGCGGCCTGCTCAAGGCCCTGGACGCGATCGACGAGGTCATCGCGCTGATCCGGCGCAGCGACACCGTCGACGTCGCGCGCACGGGCCTGATGGGCCTGCTGGAGATCGACGAGATCCAGGCGAACGCGATCCTCGAGATGCAGCTGCGGCGCCTTGCGGCCCTGGAGCGGCAGAAGATCGTCCAGGAGCACGACGAACTCCAGGCGAAGATCACCGAGTACAACGAGATCCTGGCCTCCCCGGTCCGCCAGCGCGGGATCGTCAGCGAGGAACTGGCCGCGATCGTCGAGAAGTACGGCGACGACCGCAAGACGATGCTGGTGCCCTACGACGGCGACATGTCCATCGAGGACCTGATCGCCGAGGAGGACATCGTCGTCACCGTCTCGCGCGGCGGCTACGTCAAGCGGACCAAGACGGACGACTACCGGGCGCAGAAGCGCGGCGGCAAGGGCGTGCGCGGTACGAAGCTCAAGGAAGACGACATCGTCGACCACTTCTTCGTCTCCACCACCCACCACTGGCTGCTGTTCTTCACCAACAAGGGCCGGGTGTACCGGGCGAAGGCGTACGAGCTGCCCGAGGCCGGCCGGGACGCGCGCGGCCAGCACGTGGCGAACCTGCTCGCCTTCCAGCCGGACGAGGCGATCGCCGAGATCCTCGCCATCCGCGACTACGAGGCGGCGCCGTACCTGGTGCTGGCCACCAAGTCCGGCTTGGTCAAGAAGACGCCTCTGAAGGATTACGATTCGCCCCGCTCCGGCGGTGTGATCGCTATCAACCTGCGCGAGCGCGAGGACGGTTCGGACGACGAGCTGATCGGCGCCGAGCTGGTCTCGGCCGACGACGATCTCCTTCTGATCAGCAAGAAGGCCCAGTCGATCCGGTTCACGGCCACGGACGACTCCCTGCGCCCGATGGGCCGCGCCACCTCCGGCGTCAAGGGCATGAGTTTCCGTGAGGGCGACGAACTTCTGTCGATGAATGTGGTGCGACCCGGTACGTTCGTGTTCACTGCCACCGACGGTGGGTACGCGAAGCGGACGGCCGTCGACGAGTACCGCGTCCAGGGCCGTGGCGGCCTCGGTATCAAGGCCGCCAAGATCGTGGAGGACCGTGGTTCGCTCGTCGGCGCGCTGGTCGTCGAGGAGACGGACGAGATCCTCGCGATCACCCTCTCTGGCGGTGTGATTCGTACGCGAGTCAACGAGGTCAGGGAGACGGGCCGTGACACCATGGGCGTCCAACTGATCAACCTGGGCAAGCGCGATGCCGTGGTCGGTATCGCACGTAACGCCGAGGCCGGGCGCGAGGCGGAGGAGGTCGACGGTGGGGACATCGTCGACGAGACCGCCGAGGGTGCCCAGGCCGCCGGCACGGACGAGGGTGAGTCGCCCTCGGCCGAGTAG
- a CDS encoding DUF3566 domain-containing protein, with the protein MSGATGAGSAGTSTGTETDGGGRGSAVRADRATDPHTTNLKPVKDSGTPGRTSSGTSPQGGTVTDTRGPVPAGEAQASSPLPHERSPEQPAGPYHPPQAYPAAEAPAGAVRRPRTGVRTTPRTRKARLRVAKADPWSVMKVSFLLSIALGICTIVASAVLWMVMDAMGVFSTVGGTISEATGSNEANGFDLQSFLSLPHVLTFTTIIAVIDVVLATALATLGAFIYNLSASFVGGIELTLAEDE; encoded by the coding sequence GTGAGCGGAGCCACGGGCGCCGGATCGGCCGGTACCTCCACGGGTACGGAAACGGACGGCGGCGGCCGTGGCTCTGCCGTGCGTGCGGACCGGGCCACCGACCCGCACACGACCAACCTGAAGCCGGTGAAGGACTCCGGGACTCCGGGCAGGACCTCCTCCGGCACGTCACCCCAGGGGGGAACTGTGACGGACACCCGAGGCCCGGTCCCGGCCGGTGAGGCGCAGGCGTCGTCGCCGCTCCCCCACGAGCGGAGCCCCGAGCAGCCTGCCGGGCCGTACCACCCGCCGCAGGCCTATCCGGCGGCCGAGGCGCCGGCCGGTGCCGTACGCCGGCCGCGCACCGGCGTGCGGACGACGCCGCGCACCCGCAAGGCGCGGCTGCGGGTGGCCAAGGCCGACCCGTGGTCGGTGATGAAGGTCAGTTTCCTGCTCTCCATCGCGCTCGGCATCTGCACGATCGTCGCCTCGGCGGTGCTGTGGATGGTCATGGACGCGATGGGCGTGTTCTCGACGGTGGGCGGCACGATCTCGGAGGCGACCGGGTCGAACGAGGCGAACGGCTTCGACCTGCAGTCGTTCCTCTCCCTCCCCCACGTCCTGACGTTCACGACGATCATCGCGGTCATCGACGTGGTCCTGGCCACGGCGCTCGCGACGCTCGGCGCGTTCATCTACAACCTCTCCGCGAGCTTCGTGGGCGGCATCGAGCTGACCCTGGCCGAGGACGAGTGA
- a CDS encoding site-specific integrase — MKHADVRRITVRLARHTCGTLLAFPKIAQAILWHSQISMTMDVYTHAVGDSEREAVGMLAELLEDPLIG, encoded by the coding sequence GTGAAGCATGCCGACGTCCGCCGCATCACGGTCCGGCTCGCCCGGCACACCTGCGGCACCCTGCTCGCCTTCCCCAAGATCGCTCAGGCGATCCTGTGGCACAGTCAGATCAGCATGACCATGGACGTCTACACGCACGCGGTGGGTGACAGCGAAAGGGAAGCTGTCGGGATGCTCGCCGAACTCCTGGAAGACCCGCTCATCGGCTGA
- a CDS encoding YdcF family protein, producing the protein MITAQDWADTRCLWDYHQMGHMPRPCSVAIGLGSHDLGVADAAVDLYKRGMAPLLVFTGATSPTTRERMPRGEAVHYRERALELGVPSSAVLVEQRARNTGENIRFSRELLEEVGVDVSSVLLISKPYEERRAYATARKLWPEVEIVSASSPMTLDEYVDSIGDARLVIDMLVGALQRLLIYPEQGFMISQQVPDDVTEAYERLCRAGFTSRLMATGKPSA; encoded by the coding sequence GTGATCACGGCACAGGACTGGGCGGACACTCGGTGCCTGTGGGACTACCACCAGATGGGCCACATGCCCCGACCGTGCTCGGTTGCAATCGGACTCGGCAGTCACGACCTGGGCGTGGCCGACGCAGCGGTCGACCTGTACAAGCGCGGCATGGCTCCACTTCTCGTGTTCACCGGAGCCACCAGCCCCACGACGCGGGAACGCATGCCCCGAGGCGAAGCCGTCCACTACCGAGAGCGCGCACTTGAGCTTGGCGTCCCCAGCTCAGCTGTCCTGGTGGAGCAGCGCGCCCGGAACACGGGCGAGAACATCCGCTTCTCCCGAGAGCTGTTGGAAGAGGTCGGCGTCGATGTGTCGTCTGTCCTGCTGATCAGCAAGCCGTACGAGGAGAGGCGGGCTTACGCCACCGCACGCAAGCTATGGCCCGAAGTTGAGATCGTCAGCGCGTCCAGCCCGATGACGCTGGACGAGTACGTCGACTCCATCGGTGACGCCCGTTTGGTGATCGACATGCTTGTGGGGGCGCTACAGCGACTGCTGATCTACCCAGAGCAGGGCTTCATGATCAGCCAGCAGGTACCGGACGATGTGACCGAGGCGTACGAGCGGTTGTGCCGTGCAGGGTTCACCAGCCGACTCATGGCGACCGGCAAGCCCTCCGCCTGA
- a CDS encoding IS481 family transposase, with product MALVELSVVEQRYRAVLAVLAGATVTEVAASLGVSRQTVSGWKSRYETSGLAGLADRSRKPASCPHQVSAEVEAAVCELRRKHPKWGPRRIAHVLERSGAVSPVPSRMTVYRILVRHGLVEPGVRRRKRSDYKRWQRDRPMQLWQMDIVGGVMLVDPVTGELTEAKVVTGVDDHSRYCVIASVVERATGRAVCAAFARALQAFGVPEEVLTDNGKQFTDRFGQGGEVLFDRICRENGIAHRLTQPASPTTTGKVERFHQTLRRELLDDCGAFESIEAAQAALDAWVEEYNSMRPHQALDMQFPADRFTPVAEQERDVLGLRVPGVLALVPHQRTAPAVTSEPAEAPPAPAPLPEAVQVDEGGPVEFERVVPASGNLQVAGKQFWLGPARSGLTVTFWADTSVIHLLIAGARIKTVRSHLSVADLGRLAARGGRAAGPAPLPAGEGAAFEVDRVVNNSGLVGLGGHQVLAAEILGGRQVGIRIDDETLSFFDPSSRELLRVRPNPLTGEEVRRLRGLRPAGPPPRPGIEPVRVQRRVSAVGTVMVCRQVVSLGRPYAGQTVTVHVSDTTISVELDGQVRVIRRTTDVPVRNVKANKPHGAPYVV from the coding sequence TTGGCGCTGGTGGAGTTGTCGGTTGTCGAGCAGAGATACCGGGCTGTCCTGGCTGTGCTGGCGGGTGCGACGGTGACCGAGGTCGCCGCGTCGTTGGGGGTGTCCCGGCAGACGGTCAGCGGCTGGAAGTCCCGGTATGAGACCTCCGGTCTGGCCGGGTTGGCGGATCGTTCGCGCAAGCCGGCGTCGTGTCCGCATCAGGTCTCTGCCGAGGTGGAGGCGGCCGTGTGTGAGCTGCGGCGCAAGCACCCGAAGTGGGGTCCGCGGCGGATCGCGCATGTGCTGGAGCGGTCCGGGGCGGTGAGCCCGGTGCCGTCGCGGATGACTGTGTATCGGATCCTGGTCCGTCACGGCCTGGTGGAGCCGGGGGTGCGGCGCCGGAAGCGGTCGGATTACAAGCGCTGGCAGCGGGACCGGCCGATGCAGCTGTGGCAGATGGACATCGTTGGCGGCGTGATGCTGGTCGACCCGGTGACCGGGGAGCTGACCGAGGCCAAGGTCGTGACCGGGGTGGACGACCATTCCCGGTACTGCGTGATCGCGTCGGTGGTCGAGCGGGCGACCGGGAGGGCGGTGTGTGCGGCCTTCGCCCGGGCCTTGCAGGCGTTCGGGGTGCCGGAGGAGGTGCTGACGGACAACGGCAAGCAGTTCACCGATCGGTTCGGGCAGGGCGGTGAGGTGCTGTTCGACCGGATCTGCCGGGAGAACGGGATCGCGCACCGGCTCACCCAGCCGGCGTCGCCGACCACGACGGGCAAGGTCGAGCGGTTCCATCAGACGCTGCGGCGTGAACTCCTCGACGACTGCGGTGCGTTCGAGAGCATCGAGGCGGCTCAGGCGGCGCTGGATGCGTGGGTGGAGGAATACAACTCCATGCGGCCGCACCAGGCGCTGGACATGCAGTTCCCGGCGGACCGGTTTACCCCGGTTGCTGAGCAGGAGCGGGACGTCCTGGGCCTGAGGGTGCCCGGAGTGCTCGCGCTGGTGCCGCACCAGCGGACGGCCCCTGCGGTGACGTCGGAGCCGGCCGAAGCGCCGCCTGCCCCTGCCCCTCTTCCCGAGGCGGTGCAGGTGGACGAGGGCGGGCCGGTGGAGTTCGAGCGGGTGGTGCCTGCGAGTGGGAATCTGCAGGTCGCGGGCAAGCAGTTCTGGCTTGGACCGGCCCGCTCAGGGCTGACGGTGACCTTCTGGGCGGACACCTCGGTGATCCATCTGCTGATCGCCGGGGCGCGGATCAAGACCGTGCGGTCGCACTTGTCTGTGGCGGATCTGGGACGGCTGGCCGCCCGGGGCGGACGTGCGGCCGGGCCGGCACCGCTTCCGGCCGGTGAGGGGGCGGCGTTCGAGGTGGACCGGGTCGTGAACAACAGCGGCCTGGTCGGCCTGGGCGGGCACCAGGTGCTGGCAGCGGAGATCCTCGGCGGCCGCCAGGTGGGCATCCGGATCGATGACGAGACGCTGTCGTTCTTCGATCCGTCCTCGCGGGAACTGCTGAGGGTGCGGCCCAACCCGCTGACCGGCGAGGAAGTCCGCAGGCTGCGGGGCTTGCGTCCGGCCGGACCGCCGCCGCGGCCGGGTATCGAGCCGGTGCGGGTGCAGCGGCGGGTCAGCGCGGTGGGCACGGTCATGGTCTGCCGGCAGGTCGTGTCCCTCGGCCGCCCGTACGCAGGGCAGACCGTGACCGTGCACGTGTCGGACACGACGATCAGTGTCGAGCTGGACGGCCAGGTCCGGGTGATCCGGCGCACGACCGACGTCCCGGTCCGTAACGTGAAAGCGAACAAGCCCCACGGGGCTCCCTATGTTGTCTAG
- a CDS encoding helix-turn-helix transcriptional regulator yields the protein MVGVPEPHSGWTFITSHARVLAAIADKPNVRIRDIAAHCRLTERAVQRIISDLEQDGYLSHTREGRANTYRIEPDKVLRHPAEAGLPVASLLSLLVQDESHRGKASGPIMADASSTHH from the coding sequence ATGGTTGGAGTGCCCGAACCTCACAGCGGATGGACGTTCATCACCAGTCACGCGCGCGTACTGGCGGCCATCGCCGACAAGCCGAACGTCCGGATCCGCGACATCGCCGCCCACTGCCGGCTCACAGAGCGCGCGGTCCAGCGCATCATTTCCGACCTCGAGCAGGACGGTTACCTCTCGCACACCCGTGAGGGGCGCGCGAACACTTACCGCATCGAGCCGGACAAGGTGCTGCGCCATCCGGCAGAAGCCGGCCTGCCCGTGGCGTCCCTGCTCTCTCTGCTCGTGCAGGACGAGAGCCATCGCGGCAAGGCGTCGGGGCCGATCATGGCGGATGCCTCCTCGACCCACCACTGA